The genomic DNA ATCACTGACGAACGGGATCGCGACGGGGAGGCCAATCATTCAATGAAGGCTGCCAGGTGTACGTCGAAGAAAAGGCGAAAGATGCAGCTCGGAACCAACTCGACGAGAAAACGGCCACGAGGATAGCGACGAATAGGAATCCGCTAGCAGCTAGTGGGGCCGCTTTCTCTCGCGATCCACGTCATTCAGAAGCCAACAAGATCGGGAGCCAACCAGAAGGGCATGCTCTCGAGCTGGAGGCCGGCGACCTCGTAGGGAAGCCCGGGTCTTGATGTCGATCACCGACCACGTGCCGTCGGATTCGCTTTCGATGTCGAAATGCTCTGCCATTATTTCGCTTACATATGCGGCGGACGAGTTCCGCCAACCTTCACTGGTCCTGCGAAACTAAAGGGCGCTCTCAACCGCATCGTCGGCATCGGCCATAACAACTTTCCGGCTACGGCTCGGAGCGACTAGCTCTCGCATGGAAACTCTGAGTTCAAGCGCCGCAGCATCGCTTGTACTTTAGGCCGCTTCCGCATGGGCACTGGGCATTGCGCCCGGAAGGCGAGCCTGCAGGCTCTCTTGCCAGCATGTCCATGATCCTGGCCGCAGGCAGCCCTTGACGCAGCAGGTGCACCATCGCCTCCAGCAAGGGTGCCGCGTGGGCAAAGAACATGCGATTGGATTCGCAAAAATAGTTCAACCGCTCCGGGGCATTCGCGGGCGTTGGTAGGAAACGGTGCTTGGGACAGCCGCCATGACAGGCAAAGCGCCATTCGCACCTTTTGCATGCGGCAGGAAGGCGGGCTTTCTTGTCCAGGCCGAACTGTCGCTGTTGCGGCAGAGACGCCAGAGCATCGATCGGAGACTGCGTGATGTTGCCGAGCCGATATTGCGGATAGACGTAGTGGTCGCACGCATAAAGGTCGCCATTGTGCTCCAGGGCCAGTCCCGAGCCACAGGTCTCCGCAAAGACGCATAAAGAGGCTGGCCGCCCGGCCCAGATCCCGAGCTGAAGGTCGAAGAACTGGACGAAGACCCTGCCGACGTCATGACGGACCCATTCGTCGAACATCCTGCACAGGAACCGGCCGTATTTCTTGGGGGTCACGCTCCAAGGCGCGATGACGAGATCGTCGTCGTTGGGCATGGGCGGCGGGGCGAGCTCTCCTTGCCGATCGATCCGCTCGATCACCGGGATGAACTGCATGAACTGCACGCCGATGTCCCGCAGATAGCGGTACACTTCCAGGGGGAAGCTGACGTTGCGGGCGTTGACCACGCACAGGACGTTCGTATCCACCCTATGACGGGCCAGCAGATCCCAGGCAGACAGCACGCGGGACGAGCTGGGCTGGTCGCGCCTGTCGCGTCGG from Mesorhizobium sp. M1E.F.Ca.ET.045.02.1.1 includes the following:
- a CDS encoding anaerobic sulfatase maturase; this encodes MTDLRDDADDRLAASPFWVMAKPIGPRCNLDCTYCYYLKKAELYPEENKFRMPPDVLETFIRDYIASQSRAGLREIQFVWQGGEPTMLGLDYFRTITALQRRHCPPGRAIRNALQTNGTLLDDEWARFFHEEQFLVGLSLDGPPRLHDHYRRDRRDQPSSSRVLSAWDLLARHRVDTNVLCVVNARNVSFPLEVYRYLRDIGVQFMQFIPVIERIDRQGELAPPPMPNDDDLVIAPWSVTPKKYGRFLCRMFDEWVRHDVGRVFVQFFDLQLGIWAGRPASLCVFAETCGSGLALEHNGDLYACDHYVYPQYRLGNITQSPIDALASLPQQRQFGLDKKARLPAACKRCEWRFACHGGCPKHRFLPTPANAPERLNYFCESNRMFFAHAAPLLEAMVHLLRQGLPAARIMDMLAREPAGSPSGRNAQCPCGSGLKYKRCCGA